A DNA window from Salvelinus sp. IW2-2015 linkage group LG4q.1:29, ASM291031v2, whole genome shotgun sequence contains the following coding sequences:
- the LOC111961842 gene encoding myosin heavy chain, fast skeletal muscle-like isoform X1, with translation MSTDAEMASYGKAGVYLRKPEKERIEAQSKPFDAKNACYVTDVKELYLKGTIVGREGGKVQVKVLDTGETNDFKEADVFEMNPPKFDMIEDMAMMTYLNEATVLYNLKERYAAWMIYTYSGLFCATVNPYKWLPVYDEEVVNAYRGKKRMEAPPHIFSVSDRAYQFMLTDRENQSILITGESGAGKTVNTKRVIQYFATIAVSGGERKRAAEPGKMQGSLEDQIIAANPLLEAYGNAKTVRNDNSSRFGKFIRIHFHSNGKLSSADIETYLLEKSRVTFQLPDERSYHIFYQMMTNHKPELIEMTLITTNPYDFPMISQGQIKVASIDDKEELDATDAAIDILGFTNDEKMGIYKLTGAVMHHGNLRFKQKQREEQAEPDGTEVADKIGYLLGLNSADMLKLLCYPRVKVGNEFVTKGQTVPQVYNSVSALAKSIYERMFLWMVIRINQMLDTKQQRNFYIGVLDIAGFEIFDFNTMEQLCINFTNEKLQQFFNHHMFVLEQEEYKKEGIIWEFIDFGMDLAACIELIEKPMGIFSILEEECMFPKASDTSFKNKLYDQHMGKKNTFQKPKPAKGKAEAHFSLVHYAGIVDYNICGWLDKNKDPLNDSVVQLYQKSSVKLLLLIYVDSPAEDRASKKGGKKKGGSMQTVSSQFRENLGKLMTNLRSTHPHFVRCLIPNESKTPGLMENFLVIHQLRCNGVLEGIRICRKGFPSRIPYGDFKQRYKVLNPSVIPEGTFMDNKKASENLLGSINVAHEQYKFGHTKVFFKAGLLGVLEEMRDERLASLVCMIQSLCRGFVMRKEFVKMMERREAVFTIKYNIRSFMNVKHWPWMKVYYKIKPLLKSAETEKELANMKEDIEKCKIALTKAEARKTELEEKMVTVLQERNDLTLQVASESENLTDAEERCEGLIKSKIQLEAKLKETTERLEDEEEMNAELTSKKRKLEDECSELKKDIDDLELTLAKVEKEKHATENKVKNLTEEMASQDESVAKLTKEKKALQEAHQQTLDDLQAEEDKVNTLTKAKAKLEQQVDDLEASLEQEKRLRMDFERAKRKLEGDLKLAQESIMDLENDKQQSEEKIKKKDFETSQLLSMIEDEQSLGGQLQKNIKELQARIEEMEEDIEAEHSARAKVEKQRADLSRELEEISDRLEEAGGAIAAQIEMNKKREAEFQKLRRDLEESTLQHEATAAVLRKKQADSVAELGEQIDNLQRVKQKLEKEKSEYKMEIDDLSSNMEAVTKTKGNLEKMCRTIEDQLSELKTGNDENLRQINDISGHRARLLTENGEFGRQLEEKGALVFQLTRGKQAFTQQVEELKRQIEEEVKAKNSLAHGVQSARHDCDLLREQFELEQEAKAELQRCMSKANSEVAQWRTKYETDAIQRTEELEEAKKKLAQRLQDAEEMIEATNSKCASLEKTKQRLLGEVEDIMIDVERANAMAGNLDKKQRNFDKVLAEWKQKYEVGQAELEGAQKEARSMSTELFKMKNSYEEALDQLETLKRENKNLQQEISDLTEQIGETSKSIHELEKSKKTVEMENSEIQTALEEAEGTLEHEESKILRVQLELNQIKGEVDRKLAEKDEEMEQIKKNSQRIIESMQNTLDSEVRSRSDALRVKKKMDGDLNEMEMQLSHANRQAIEATKQLRNVQGQLKDAQLLLDDAVRESEDMKEQAAMVERRNGLMMAEIEELRAALEQTERGRKVAEQELVDASERVGLLHSQNTNLLNTKKKLEADLVQVQGEVDDIIQEARNAEEKAKKAITDAAMMAEELKKEQDTSSHLERMKKNLEVTVKDLQHRLDEAENLAMKGGKKQLQKLESRVRELEAEVESEQRRGVDAVKGVRKYERRVKELTYQTEEDNKNVSRLQDLVEKLQLKVKAYKRQAEEAEEQANQHMSKFRKVQHELEEAEERADIAESQVNKLRVKSRDSGKAKEE, from the exons ATGAGTACCGACGCAGAGATGGCCTCTTATGGCAAAGCCGGTGTATACCTCCGTAAGCCTGAGAAGGAGAGGATTGAGGCCCAAAGCAAGCCCTTCGATGCAAAGAATGCCTGCTATGTGACCGATGTTAAGGAGCTGTACCTCAAGGGTACCATTGTTGGCAGAGAAGGGGGAAAGGTCCAAGTGAAAGTCCTTGACACTGGGGAG ACTAATGACTTCAAAGAAGCTGATGTCTTCGAAATGAACCCTCCAAAGTTTGACATGATTGAGGACATGGCCATGATGACCTACCTCAATGAAGCCACTGTCCTGTATAACCTCAAAGAGCGTTATGCAGCATGGATGATCTAC ACCTACTCCGGGCTGTTCTGTGCCACGGTGAATCCCTACAAGTGGCTCCCTGTGTACGACGAAGAGGTTGTTAACGCTTACAGAGGAAAGAAGCGGATGGAGGCTCCACCCCAtatcttctctgtctctgacagGGCCTATCAGTTCATGTTGACGG ATAGGGAGAACCAGTCTATCCTGATTAC CGGAGAATCTGGTGCAGGAAAGACTGTCAACACCAAGCGTGTCATCCAATACTTTGCCACCATTGCTGTGTCtggaggagaaaggaagagggcGGCAGAACCCGGCAAAATGCag GGGTCTCTTGAAGATCAGATTATTGCTGCCAACCCTCTGCTGGAGGCTTACGGTAATGCCAAGACAGTTCGGAACGACAACTCTTCTCGTTTT GGTAAATTCATCAGGATTCACTTCCACAGTAATGGCAAACTGTCTAGTGCTGACATTGAGACCT ACCTGCTGGAGAAGTCCAGAGTGACCTTCCAGCTGCCCGATGAGAGAAGCTACCACATATTCTACCAGATGATGACCAACCACAAGCCTGAGCTGATTG AAATGACGCTCATCACCACCAACCCCTATGACTTCCCCATGATCAGCCAGGGGCAGATCAAAGTGGCCTCTATCGATGACAAAGAGGAGCTGGATGCCACAGAT GCTGCCATTGACATCCTGGGCTTCACCAATGATGAGAAGATGGGCATCTACAAGCTGACCGGCGCTGTCATGCACCACGGCAACTTACGTTTCAAGCAGAAGCAGCGTGAGGAGCAGGCCGAGCCAGACGGCACAGAGG TAGCTGATAAAATCGGTTACCTCTTGGGTCTGAACTCAGCTGACATGCTGAAACTTCTGTGCTACCCCAGAGTGAAGGTTGGCAATGAGTTTGTGACCAAGGGACAGACCGTGCCTCAG GTGTATAACTCAGTCTCGGCTCTGGCCAAGTCCATCTATGAGCGGATGTTCTTGTGGATGGTCATCCGTATCAACCAGATGTTGGACACCAAGCAACAAAGGAACTTCTACATCGGTGTGCTCGACATTGCTGGGTTTGAGATCTTTGAC TTCAACACCATGGAGCAGCTGTGTATCAACTTCACCAATGAGAAACTGCAACAGTTCTTCAACCATCACATGTTTGTCCTGGAGCAAGAGGAGTACAAGAAGGAGGGAATCATCTGGGAGTTCATTGATTTCGGCATGGACTTGGCTGCCTGCATTGAGCTTATTGAGAAG CCAATGGGCATCTTCTCCATCCTTGAAGAGGAGTGCATGTTCCCCAAGGCTTCAGACACTTCCTTCAAGAACAAGCTGTATGACCAGCATATGGGCAAGAAAAACACTTTCCAGAAGCCCAAGCCTGCCAAGGGAAAGGCCGAGGCCCACTTCTCCCTGGTGCACTACGCTGGTATTGTGGACTACAACATCTGTGGCTGGCTGGACAAGAATAAAGACCCCCTGAACGACTCAGTGGTGCAGCTCTACCAGAAGTCTTCAGTCAAACTGCTGCTTCTTATCTACGTTGATTCTCCAGCTGAAG ACAGAGCATCCAAGAAGGGAGGCAAGAAAAAGGGAGGCTCCATGCAGACAGTGTCTTCCCAGTTCAGG GAGAACTTGGGCAAGCTGATGACCAACTTGAGGAGCACTCACCCTCACTTTGTGCGCTGTCTGATCCCCAATGAGTCAAAGACTCCAG gTCTGATGGAGAACTTCCTGGTTATCCACCAGCTAAGGTGTAACGGTGTACTGGAGGGTATCAGGATCTGTAGAAAGGGGTTCCCCAGCAGAATCCCCTACGGTGACTTCAAGCAGAG GTACAAAGTACTGAATCCCAGTGTTATCCCAGAAGGAACATTTATGGACAACAAGAAGGCTTCTGAGAATCTGCTTGGGTCAATCAATGTGGCACACGAGCAgtacaagtttggacacaccaag GTGTTCTTCAAAGCTGGTCTGCTGGGTGTCCTGGAGGAGATGCGAGACGAGAGACTGGCCTCTCTGGTCTGCATGATACAGTCTCTGTGTCGTGGGTTCGTCATGAGGAAGGAgtttgtgaagatgatggagcgGAG AGAGGCTGTCTTCACCATCAAATACAACATTCGCTCATTCATGAATGTTAAACACTGGCCATGGATGAAGGTGTATTACAAGATCAAGCCACTGCTGAAGAGTGCTGAGACTGAGAAGGAGCTAGCCAACATGAAGGAGGACATTGAGAAGTGCAAAATTGCCCTGACCAAGGCTGAGGCCCGCAAGACAGAGCTTGAGGAGAAGATGGTGACCGTTCTGCAGGAGAGGAATGACCTGACGCTCCAAGTTGCATCT GAATCAGAGAATCTGACTGATGCTGAGGAGAGGTGCGAGGGGCTGATCAAGAGCAAGATCCAGCTGGAGGCCAAACTCAAAGAGACGACCGAAAggctggaggatgaggaggagatgaaTGCTGAGCTGACCTCCAAGAAGAGGAAGCTGGAGGATGAGTGTTCGGAGTTGAAGAAGGACATTGATGACCTGGAGCTCACCCTGGCCAAAGTGGAGAAGGAGAAACACGCCACTGAAAACAAG GTCAAAAATCTGACTGAGGAGATGGCCTCTCAAGATGAGAGCGTTGCCAAGCTGACCAAGGAGAAGAAAGCCCTCCAAGAGGCCCACCAGCAGACACTGGACgacctgcaggcagaggaggacaAAGTCAACACTCTGACCAAGGCCAAGGCCAAGCTGGAACAGCAAGTTGATGAC CTTGAGGCTTCTCTGGAGCAAGAAAAGAGGCTCCGTATGGACTTTGAGAGAGCCAAGAGAAAGCTGGAGGGAGACCTGAAACTAGCCCAGGAATCCATAATGGACCTGGAGAATGACAAGCAGCAGTCTGAAGAAAAGATCAAAAA GAAGGACTTTGAGACCAGCCAGCTCCTCAGCATGATTGAGGATGAGCAGTCTCTGGGTGGTCAGCTGCAGAAGAATATCAAGGAACTCCAG GCTCGTattgaggagatggaggaggatatTGAGGCTGAGCATTCTGCCAGGGCAAAGGTTGAGAAGCAGAGGGCCGATCTCTCCAGGGAACTTGAGGAGATCAGTGATAGGCTGGAGGAAGCTGGAGGAGCCATTGCTGCTCAGATCGAGATGAACAAGAAGCGTGAGGCTGAGTTCCAGAAACTGAGACGCGACCTCGAGGAGTCGACCCTGCAACACGAGGCCACAGCCGCAGTCCTGAGGAAGAAGCAGGCTGACAGTGTGGCGGAGCTCGGAGAGCAGATTGACAACCTGCAGCGTGTCAAGCAGAaactggagaaggagaagagcgaGTACAAGATGGAGATTGATGACCTCTCCAGCAACATGGAGGCTGTCACCAAGACTAAG GGCAATCTGGAGAAGATGTGCCGTACTATTGAGGATCAGCTGAGTGAGCTCAAGACTGGGAACGATGAGAACCTTCGCCAGATCAACGACATCAGTGGACATAGGGCCAGACTCCTGACTGAGAACG GTGAGTTTGGCCGCCAGCTGGAAGAGAAGGGAGCTTTGGTGTTTCAGCTGACCAGAGGCAAGCAGGCCTTCACACAGCAGGTGGAGGAGCTAAAGAGGCAGATTGAGGAGGAGGTCAAA GCTAAGAATTCCCTGGCCCATGGTGTCCAGTCTGCCCGCCATGACTGTGACCTTCTGAGGGAGCAGTTTGAGTTGGAGCAAGAGGCCAAggcagaactgcaacgctgcatgTCTAAGGCCAACAGCGAGGTGGCTCAGTGGAGGACCAAGTATGAGACGGATGCCATCCAGCGCACAGAGGAGCTTGAGGAGGCCAA GAAGAAGCTGGCGCAGCGTCTGCAGGACGCTGAGGAAATGATTGAGGCAACCAACTCAAAGTGTGCTTCGCTGGAGAAGACCAAGCAAAGGCTgctgggagaggtggaggacaTCATGATTGATGTAGAGAGGGCCAACGCTATGGCTGGCAACCTTGATAAGAAGCAGAGGAACTTCGACAAG GTTCTGGCTGAGTGGAAGCAGAAGTATGAGGTGGGCCAGGCTGAACTGGAAGGAGCTCAGAAGGAGGCTCGTTCTATGAGCACAGAGCTCTTCAAGATGAAGAACTCATATGAGGAGGCTCTGGATCAGCTGGAGActctgaagagagagaacaaaaaccTCCAAC AAGAGATCTCTGACCTGACTGAACAGATCGGAGAGACAAGCAAGAGCATCCATGAGCTGGAAAAGTCCAAGAAgactgtggagatggagaattcTGAGATCCAGACCGCTCTGGAGGAGGCTGAA GGAACACTGGAGCACGAGGAATCCAAGATTCTGCGTGTGCAGCTGGAGCTGAACCAGATCAAGGGTGAGGTGGACAGGAAGCTGGCAGAGAAGGACGAGGAGATGGAGCAGATCAAAAAGAACAGCCAGCGGATTATAGAATCCATGCAGAACACACTGGACTCTGAGGTCCGCAGCAGGAGCGACGCCCTGAGGGTGAAGAAGAAGATGGATGGAGACCTGAATGAGATGGAGATGCAGCTGAGCCACGCCAATAGACAGGCCATTGAGGCCACGAAACAGCTGAGAAATGTCCAGGGACAACTTAAG GATGCCCAATTGCTCCTTGATGACGCTGTCCGTGAGTCAGAAGACATGAAGGAGCAGGCCGCCATGGTGGAACGCAGGAACGGTCTGATGATGGCAGAGATTGAGGAGCTGAGGGCTGCTCTGGAGCAGACTGAGAGAGGCCGCAAAGTGGCTGAGCAAGAGCTGGTGGACGCCAGTGAGCGTGTGGGACTGCTCCACTCTCAG AACACCAACCTTCTGAACACTAAGAAGAAGCTGGAGGCTGACCTGGTGCAGGTGCAAGGAGAGGTGGACGACATCATCCAGGAGGCCAGAAACGCAGAAGAGAAGGCCAAGAAGGCCATCACTGAT GCGGCCATGATGGCTGAGGAGCTGAAGAAGGAGCAGGACACCAGTTCTCACCTGGAGAGGATGAAGAAGAACCTGGAGGTCACAGTCAAGGACCTGCAGCACCGCCTGGATGAGGCAGAAAATCTGGCCATGAAGGGAGGCAAGAAGCAGCTCCAGAAACTGGAGTCCAGG GTACGTGAGCTGGAGGCTGAGGTGGAGTCCGAGCAGAGAAGAGGTGTAGACGCAGTTAAGGGAGTCCGCAAGTACGAGCGCAGAGTCAAGGAGCTCACATACCAA ACTGAGGAGGACAATAAAAATGTTAGCAGACTTCAGGATCTAGTAGAAAAGCTGCAGCTTAAAGTGAAGGCCTACAAGAGGCAGGCTGAGGAAGCG GAGGAACAAGCCAACCAGCACATGTCTAAGTTCCGTAAGGTTCAGCATGAGCTGGAGGAGGCTGAGGAACGCGCTGACATTGCAGAGTCCCAGGTCAACAAGCTCAGAGTCAAGAGCCGTGACTCCGGAAAG GCCAAAGAAGAGTAA